The Labrus mixtus chromosome 14, fLabMix1.1, whole genome shotgun sequence nucleotide sequence CGGGGCCATGGGCGGTCCGGACAATCCGAGGGAGGATCAGAGCGGTAAAAAGGTAGTGAGGGTTGTGAGAAGAGTGGTAAGACGTGTTGTTCCAGCTGGGACGGAAGAGACTACCCAGCCTGCTGCTTCTGAGACTGCAAGGGCAACTCCCGCCGCAGAGTCTGTGCTTAAAACCACCAAAACTGTTAGAGTAGACAAGGATGATATCTCCATGGGCTTAACCAGTTTAATGGGCAGAAGCAGAACCAAGGAACACCGACCTCGAACACGCAACCAGGACCGCAAAGAGGACCTGAAGGAGGAGacaaagcaggaggaggagaaaggaaatgtggaggaagaggaggaaaaaccaGAGGAGGTTGCGACTACATCTGCACCCACAACTACACCACCAAAGTCCAACCCCTTCACTCCTCCAGCTGGGTTCCTCCCCACTCCCAAACCTGACCCT carries:
- the LOC132988289 gene encoding P30 adhesin-like, whose product is MGGPDNPREDQSGKKVVRVVRRVVRRVVPAGTEETTQPAASETARATPAAESVLKTTKTVRVDKDDISMGLTSLMGRSRTKEHRPRTRNQDRKEDLKEETKQEEEKGNVEEEEEKPEEVATTSAPTTTPPKSNPFTPPAGFLPTPKPDPLAPPAGFIPAPKQNILSPPPGFIPASKPSPVLPKQNALARPPGFIPVIKTDPLAPPAGFIPKPRQVPVKKPEVWSEKQQQCMFATLRLDGECCVITTDMTGNSY